Within Scyliorhinus canicula chromosome 14, sScyCan1.1, whole genome shotgun sequence, the genomic segment CTGCTTTCTGCATCACTCCTTTTGGCTGCCAGATTCCATAACCCGCTTGTCAATCACTCAGTTGTCGATTCTGAACATATTTCATAACCACCCTGATTGCACAGCAGGAGTGTTAGATTTCTGTATATAGCTGTGACAGGCAGAACATGTTTCACAAATGGATTTGCAAAGTTGTCTCTTCTTGAAGAAAAGTTCTGATATATATACATGGTTCTCTGATTTGCATTTCACACTTTGCTGCCAAAACTAACCATTTGATAAGTGGTAAGAAATCTAAGGAAGGTTTTGCATGTGTGGTATATAAATTGTATCTCTTGTGGCATTCCTCATGGTAACTCAGAAGGTGTGCTGTTTTATAATCATAAATTCTTACAGCAAAAAAGAGACCATTCGCCCCAGTATGTCTATGCCAGCTTTTTAAAAGAACTGTCCAAATAGTCTCACTCCCCTCTGCTTTTATCCTAACCTTGCAAATCATTAATTTTCAAGTACATATCCAATTCACTATTGATGCTGTTTCTACCACgctccaggcagtgtattccaggttAGAGTTTTGAATGTAGTACAATTATGAGAACGACACATGTAGTGCATAATGTATTATGTAACATATAGTTCTCTCCATGTGGTATTGTATATGGATGATAAAATTAATCGCTTCActatgcacatagaacatagaacatagaacagtacagcacagaacaggcccttcggccctcaatgttgtgccgagcaatgatcaccctactcaaacccacgtacccaccctatacccgtaacccaacaacccccccttaaccttactttttaggacactacgggaaatttagcatggccaatccacctaacccgcacatctttggactgtggaccaGGTTACTCCAGTGCTACTCTGCATTGTCAGAGTTCCAGTTTGCCTGTGGTTCAGATAGATGTTAGTCATGCCATGCCACATGACATGGAAGTTagaaatgccattgctgccatttGAAGAGGATCAAAGAGTTCTCACAATGCCCTAGTTAACATCTCCCCCTTGGGTAATACCAGATTAATTACTCATTCATCTCTGCTGTTTTGTGGGACTTTGTGGCACATAATAGCTGCATGTGCCTACAAATTGCCATTTTGCTTCAAAACTGATATGCGTTTTGAGTTTTTGTGGTGGGTGCCTTACCTGGCTTGCACTCCGTATCTTCCTCTTGATAtgtttgttaggaaaacaaacgTAGGTTTAGGAATTTATatgtgtattggtaaacattagaaataaggtatagttttaagtgggtttaatttaatgtttctgtgcctggaagggtaaaatctatagttagattcctgttgtgtgtgtggggtttggttccggttccaactgtgattctattgtgcttaagaAGGATACAGCGTGAAGAATAGATAGAACTAGCAGGGGTTGCTTAGTAACTGGAGGCCACTTTCCAGAGGGAaggactttcctttgttcttcgtTTAACAggacagttggagacaggacctcgggaagtgaacatctctcaatcgttccagaagaaagactggacaggatagGAGCTGCAgagaggcaggcttcctaaagtacaagtCAAAATCCatataaccagggaattgggacagaaaaagTGTTTAAGGCACCTGaaattaagtgaacagagaccaaggtattgttcagacaAGTAGGGCCATCCTCCCCCCTAGCACCATGGggactatgcccccccccccccacacacacacacacacacacagcactcacACATGAGGGTGCCCTCCCATCAGACCTCCATATCAAATATTGTCCCCATATCAGTGAGCCCTCCTATGTCAGAGAGTCCTCCCATATCAGAGAGCCGCCCATATATCAGAGAGCTCCCTTTTACcagtcccttacacctgctgcctcagacagaaatgTTGAAGGAaacagctgttacttcatagaaaacCAAAACTAATCACAAGGCTTCCTCTGGTCCCTTGATCTCCAAAGCTTctcttcactttcaaagagaaatagcttttaataGGTTGTAATTGAAAGCTTCCAGACATCAGAGTGTCTggtttgtttattttcattttccttcccacttgaatgcatctcaaataCCCTGCTTTGAAGCTATAAACATTGTGATTAAACATCTAGCTGTGATTTTggactttgtttgggcggggaaggcaccgaggGTCAAgaagaccctgctacagaggacACTCTGCAGGGGGTTTGGCATTGctggcttcattattattgggcggcgaatgtggataaggtgcggcgatgttgggaaggagaaggggtggagtgggttaggatggaggaggaatcgtGTAagaggtctagtttgagggctttggtgacggcagcgttgccaatggctttAATGTTATTCAGGGAGCCTGGTGGtgaagtccacggtgaagatatggaatcagtttttagggtggaagggatatcAGTGCTAATGCCACTGTGTTAGAATCATGGATTTGAGCCAGAggtggggggatggatagtgtgtaCGGGaaatggagggaagtggggctggccaaggtaagggatttgtatttggaggagggGTTCGCCAATCTGGagaagctaagggagagggtagagctgccgagggcgagtgagttcaggtatctgcaggttagggactttgcacgaaaggtctggagggggttccctaggttgccgggatacaccctgctggagcggctgctgcttccggatgtggaaggggagagaaGAATTGGGGCTATGTACAAatagctgggggggagggggtacggggggggggggggggggcagggaggcgagtgagtggtgaagatcaaggagaaatgcgaaggggagttgggaagggagatcaattggtgaatatggagtgaggcattCCGTGAGGTAGacgggacctcctcctgtgcaaggatgagcctgatacagtttaaggaggtgcacagggtgcatatgacttgtataagaatgagtgggttctttcaggggttagcaggtgagtgtgagaggtgttgtGAGTGCCAGCGAAcgacacgcacatgttttggggttgggaaaattgggaagattctgggcaggagctTTCACGGTCtttgccaggatagtggaggaggaagtggacacggatcctttggtggcgatatttggggtttcagagaagtcggagctcatggagaggaggaaggccgatgtcatggctttTGCCTCTTTGATTGCACAGCGGCGAATTATACTAGAGGGGCGATCAGGATCACCGCAGGGGGTAGCGGctcggttgggtgacctgtacgacttcctgcagttggagaagataaagtatgagttaggggctctgcagagggatttgagaaaaggtggggaatgtatgtgaccgtgtttgaggagctgtttatcacagggtggaggaggaggggtttgGAAAACGAGATGGGAGGAAATTGTACAGACtgcatagttgattgctgggaagtatgtttctctGGGTGTTTATGGGTTGtaatctgttttgatacatgcCTGTGATAAAACacatttagaaaaaaaacaaTCTAGCTGTGATAACCAGATCCTCACGTAAAGGGAAGttgagtgctttctgctgagaaaaagaggaagtgaaagcacttatctcCTTGATGttaacattgtggttagcttcacagcaggATGCTTGAGATGCATTAaagcgtgaagggaaattaaaatgaACAATCTCGGCCCCTGGATTTTCATTGTGCGGGGGAGGGGCCCTCCAATAGACTTTGGAGAAACCAACATCAAATACGTAACCCCTTGACCTACCACTGGGTCCAGCATTTCAGGGCCACACTTGAAAATATTTTCACCAATCCATGTCTGTGTTAATCCCAGCCAAGAGGGTAGGAGTATCACAGGGGCATGGAGAATCAGGCTTCCAACTCATTAATCAGAGCCAAGTCTtttcaaatgacccatttgcatcctcccactggcatggGGCATGTAGCTTGCTGCTACCACTAGTGGGGAACCGGAGCATTGGGCGCCAATCTTGTTTAATTGCCTGACACTTGATCTCCGTCTGATCCGGAACCCCGCTATCGGAGGGTTCGCCCCTAGGTCTCTATTTCTTACCCTTTGTTAAATTCCAAAGATCCAAAAGAAGCACTGAGGGGCAAAGGTTTGCATAATAAAATcacggcatggcggcacagtggttagcactgctgcctcagcgccagagacccggattcaattgcggctctgggtgactgtgtgaagtttgcactttctctccgtgtctgtgtgggttttctggtTGCCTACCACagttcaaagaagtgcaggtaaggtggcttagccatgataaattgccccttcatttccAAAGATggtaggtggggttctggggttaaagggatagaactggggggggggggggggggggttggcctaggtagggtgctcctacAAAGGTTTGGTGTGgagttgatggaccaaatggcctccttctgcactgtagggattctaagaatgtaggccagaaaagtagactgGAGTATTTCCAGGAAAGGAACCAATTGGTGCCTCAGTCCATGAGAGGAAAAAGGCAATGAAGAGAAGAGCTGTGAAAGAGAGTTATAATGGTACGTAAATATATGTAGTTATGTCCGCTGATCGAGTTAAACCTTCTGGTATTGTGGGATTTGAATAGAACCAAGTTAGCCTCTTTGAAagcttattttaaaaatttgatttAATAAGGTCTGTGTTAATTGCTAATTCATTATTTACAATGCGAAAATATTTTTCTGAATCAGCTGGCTAACATGCATGTAACAATTGGTTAAGCCAATCAACACTTTGGAAGTGTACCAATTTAACAGATATGTGATTGATGTCCCGCAGATTTCATGCCAGAATCAAAATcatgaatatatttaaatatatatatatttaatatatatatcttgttgttattttccttTGTTCTAGTGATACACCATTTTTCCACAAAAGAACGCCGTATTCAAGCAATAAAGGAAATGGCAAGAATTTTGCGAGTAAGAGGGAAAATTATGATCTATGTATGGGCAATGGAACAAAATAGACGTAAATTTGAAAAGCAAGATATTTTTGTTCCATGGAATCCTGCGCCTCCACCCTCAAATTCATCAGGGTCCAAAATGCTAAATGGAGAAGCTGAATCATTCCAACACAATAATAATGATGGTGTTTTTCATAAAGGCAAACCTTTTATTTCAAGTAAGCTGCCAAATAATCAACTGGATATACATAAAAAACAGACAAAAGGAAAGGAAGCATCCTCTTCGGGAATGGAGAATACATTACTCGTTGAAAAATCTTTAAAGCTATGGCTATTTTCTCAATCGCTGAATCCCACACTACAATTTAGCAGCAGTAACAGAACAAAAACCCCCAATGATCTGTGGATGTTTCGGGATTTTATTACTTCATTTAAAACAGATAGTATGATAAGATCCTTTGAACAAAGCAAAACCGACCATTTGGCCAGGTTTGCTTCTAATGTGTTTTGTTACGGACAAAGGTCTGAAAGCGTTTTTGATGCCCTTTCCAAGTCAGAATTACCTAGCCATTACAGCAGGTCGGAGTCACATGTCCGATTTTTTGAATATCCACGCACAGGACAATTTGAAATCCAACAGTCTTCCAGCATATTTCGTAGCTGCGCTGAAGTTTCCTTACCTGATCTTTCTTCACAGCCTTTGTTTCAAAATGAGCTCCGCAATTGCACAAGTGAAAATAAATCTGCAACCAACTCCACCTGTGAGAATAATATTGACACTGTGCATCCACAAATGCCGGGAAACCTGACCACTGACTCGAGTGACTGGCCTTTGGTGCCTCGGGTGTCTGCAAAGGACAAAAAGGACCAGATTAATTACAACAGTACTTGTCTCAGATACTATCATGTTTTCAAACAAGGGGAGCTTATTGAACTCATAGAAAAATACACTGAAGGCCTGCAAGTGATTCAAACATATTATGATCATGCTAACTGGTGTGTTATTGTGGAAAAAGTAAGAGTTCACCAAATTTGAAATGACATCTTATCACAACCGTACTCTACGAGTAAGGCGAGTAATTAGTATGAATAATTTGTGCATCTTTTAGAGGTGTTGATGCATATTGTTTTCATgtgattttatttaatttgtgtgTCTTTGGTGTGCCTTTAAGATTGCAGATTGTGATAATACTTGAACAGTACATGCACTGCCATATGTTACTATTGTAATGATAAAACATTGCACTCTTAATTCAAATATTTGAATTTCATTGCCTTCAAATGTTTTGGATTACTAATATGGTAAGCTAATAACAAAACCATATTAAATTATTTTACACTGTAATAAAGTATACACTTAACCAGGAAAGATTGTGTTTTTTAAAGTTATTATGGGAGCTGCATGCCCTTATGTTAAAATTTTAAAGCTGAAATGATTATCATATTTTTCTATCTGGTCACAAGAACAATTTCTAGCCTAATGTTGATATGCCTACTGTCGATTGCTGAATGTCTAGGGTTAAAAAGAAGCATGCCTTGCTGAGAGTTTGATAATTGTCTCATTTAATCAAACTGACTGGAGTATTCTACAAGGTTGTCTCCAAGGTGGCTTAATTACAGACTTGGATTCCAGGCAGGACTGGTCACAATCTTGCTGCCAGTGAAATAAACACTTTCCCCTCACATCAACAGATGATCTTCGTAACAAATATCAAAGTTTTTGACTGAAGCCCCAGCTTAAGGCACCtattgttgctcgttgtgttctctctttaattggctctgtttatggtggttaatatgatcgccttccttaattctaattacgtttgctcaagagtcgccaggtatctttcgataccgccacaaggtttaaAACCGAagactgatcaaagactcgatacaccagttagtaagtttgaaatcaatgctcatttatttacacacacaatcaattatactcatgcacaaattctaccaactaaactatcactactactaaagcctatacttagcttcgggtgcccactcagtcagaggaacaatggccgttgtccggttctgaggctgctggggttgaactggtacggaatagtagctaggagcgtctctcatcgctgagagccaaggccaagaagaacgattctctcttgggggcttcttatacccaaaggggacttcccgcgcttttgggcggtccttgaacttggtcccaattaattggactgtaccctgatcattggtatcgatttcctccaataatggggtggctgccctgattgctggacggaccctaggtggccgttggcctgctttgttctagtctcctctggcgccggggtgtcttctttagtatcgtttacctaaatgtttcccttttgtccccgcagatggctcattagtatggtaatggctttgcagtattggTCTTGCCTGGGAGCtacaactccaatcaacagacaaatcttgcacctgcttgttttctcagcattgtccatttttcccttcattctttgcaaagtgtccattttgtaattgggacgtggccacccgAGGTGGCTACACTATGAAAGTCATAATatacttttaatattttatttggaGTTTGAGGAAAGCATTGTTCAAAGTAAGAGTTGTGACCTCTGTGCATTATACTTCCCTACTTGTTTTTCTTCCTGTTACTGCTGCAAATTGACATCCATTTTGTGTCATTTTTAAAATCGAGATCTAAGCTTTGTCAATTTTTGACTCATGAAATGGGATACTTGCCATTAATTACAAAGTAACATAGGTTCATAATCATTCACAGGATGATCAGTGGCAAGGTAAACATTTTTTGTTATCCCAAATTACTCTGAAAAAGTGGTAGTGGGTCTTCTTTTTGAACCACTTGTCGGAGTGGTATAATTGTACGGCTTGCGAGGATAGTTCATAGGGCcaactaagagtcaaccacattggtgttgCACTACCCAAGGTCACAATATAGGCAAAATTGGATAAGGATAGCCTGTTGCCTTCTCTAAAGTGTGGTGATGAACCAGTTAGATTTTATAACAATCCAAAAGCTCATGGTCACTTTTATTGTTACCATTTATTTACTTACATTTTTTGGTATCTCAATTCAAGTTCTCAAACTGCCACGTTAGAATTTTAATTCAGAATTTCTAGATTATTAGTCTAGGACTTCAGCATAACTGATCCAGTTATATACCCCACACCTAGTgaagtggtgcaacgacaacaatctatccctcaatgccagcaaaactaaagagctggtcattgacttcaggaagtaaagtactgtacacatccctgtctgattcaacagggccaaggcggagatggttaacagcttcaaattccttggggtatacatcaccaaaaatctgtcctggtccacacaagacaacgctaccaccaagaaagaacAACAGCTCACacacttcctcaagaaactaaggaaattcggcatgtccacactgactcttaccaacttttacagatgcaccatagaaagcatcctatctggctgcatcgagCCTGGTATGACACTGTTCGGCCCAAGACAGCAAGAAAAGAAACTTcagatgttgctcgttctggtgagtgcgctttgcactcaattggctctgttttattacttagctctagagtcgccatgtatgcttatgataccaccacgaggtttaaattcaagttcagatcaatgactcaatacaccaattagtaaggttcaaatcaagacacgtttattaatacacagttaatcgctactcatgcatataatactaaaagactaggctattcctaccactaacaggccaatacttatctggataagggaacccactgggtcagggaacaatggcctcttgctcgatcctgagtctgcaggcttccagctggtatggactaaggggtcaggagcatctacctcatagcgtgcgttgactggacacttacttgatggtgcagcagttggccaggtctctccttacggtcaagttctttgagagctgctaagatgttctgctgggagggccggctaagagagtgaactgaacttgggacctgtcttttataggtcccaggggctttgcgcccttttgggcggaccccgagcgtacatccaatcgattggatcccataccaatcgattggtttgaattccccaatactggggctgtttctcgatcgctgggcatttctttctggcttgtttgtctcctttgtttcagactcccgttggcgccgaggagtctgacttgttattgagtgtcttaaatgtagctaattgttgtagctattgttcccggggatcgctcatcaatatgtataactgctggtttcagtgatgtctgctttctttgcaggcagaatacacaggaactctgcaaaactgcttgtttggttagactgtccatttttccctgctgtctttgtgtttctccattttgtttggggaagtggccaactcaggtggctacacagagagtcgtgaacacagcccagtccatcacacaaacatgcctcccatccattgactctatctacacctcacctgcctggggaaagcgggtagcataatcaaagacccctcccacccggcttactcactcttccaaattcttccattgggaaggagatacaaaagtctgagataacgtacaaacagattcaaaaacagcttcttccccactgttagcagcctccttaacaaccctcttatggactcacctgattaatactacactcctgtatgcttcacctgatgccggtgtctatgcatttacattgtgcaccttgggttgccctattatgtactttctttttacttttttttattttcatgtattaaatgatctgtttgagctgctcgcagaaaaatacttttcactgtaccgaggtacatgtgacaataaacaaatccaatccaatccaatatccaTGGTCCCCATAGTCATAGTCATTCATTAACCCTTTCAACTGGCTTTGGAAATCTGGACACAGCAAATCCTGTGCATTTGTGTACATGTTTCGCAGATAAAACATGCAAAGCATATGACCAGTTCCATATGTTAAATGCCTACTACTGAGAGCTCAGGCTTTTGGTGTCGTAGGATTTGACCCAGGTGTCACAGATTACTCAAAGTTGCCATTGGATACAGGAATTTATTGAGAAGTAACAAagtaatagttcaataaaacacacaaTCAGAATAAGTAAAGCAAATATGATCTGTAACAGGTGAGGATGGTTTGCTGGTCCCGGATTGGAAAGATGGACGAGGCCAGATGGTTTAATCTCTGCAGCTTGCAGTAATGATCACTTGTCCTTTGGTTCCCCCTCGAGCAAGATGAAGGTGTTCAACCATCTCAAGGGAGCTTAATTCCTCTCTTCAATGTGATCTTTTTCTTCTTGGATGGCAATTTATTAACTTTATTTTTGGGGCCTGGTGAACACTATATGCTAAGCACTCGTTTAGTTACGTCTTTCCATCCAATTGTATGATTACTGGGAGATAGGTAACCATTTTGGGCCTTTTCTATTCCAATGCGGAGGTAATGCAATCATCTTCTTGAACATCTCTTGTATGGACAACTTGCTACTTTCTCCCAGACAGCTTGTTTTAGAAATGTGGGCATGTTGCTCCATAATATCAAGCACAGAAATGCTTGCACAACAGCTTGTGCTCAGAGTCATCTCCTTGACAGAGACAATAAATCTTGAAAAAAATCCTGACTGTCTCTGTCTCTTCTAGTAGGTTGCTTAAAGATTCTTTACTGCAAGGAAGCCATCTCTATAGTATTTAATACATTTCTTACTAAGATCGTTAGACTACCATTCCTTACTGTGCAGTATTTTTAATCAGGTAATGGTTGGGATATTTAGTTGTTTGTATAAAACACAAGTTGGCCATTAAAGGAAGGCTAAAGTGGTCCATCAGAAAGCAATAAACACATAATTATGCAATAACTACAGTATGAATCCCAAGAGAACTTGAGGAAATAATTtccattttttaatttaaaactaGTGATCCACTTTCAGTAAACTATGATTTTCATTAAACGGGTGACTACCACTTATTACAATCTGCCAATGCTGTGAAGGTCATTTTCAGTTGAAAAGTTCAGTCATCTTCATTATCTTTAAATTGCTGAACACTTAAAATTTAATTTCCCACTTCCCTGATAAAGTCTTAAAAGTGAACATAACTTTAATATAAATACCAATCAATTTTGAAATTGAATTCCCATTCAAGTCAGTCCAGTTAATCTTCCCCTTGCACTCCTGTAGTAACATAAACAAAAATATAGATTTCCCATTT encodes:
- the trmt9b gene encoding probable tRNA methyltransferase 9B isoform X1, producing MHDFTMDKEASRLEKDYVHSVYEKIAPHFNDSRYKAWPRVRQFLLEQESGSLIADVGCGNGKYLCINKQAYKVGCDYCLPLVESAREQSYEAMVCDSLHLPYRDQCFDAILSIAVIHHFSTKERRIQAIKEMARILRVRGKIMIYVWAMEQNRRKFEKQDIFVPWNPAPPPSNSSGSKMLNGEAESFQHNNNDGVFHKGKPFISSKLPNNQLDIHKKQTKGKEASSSGMENTLLVEKSLKLWLFSQSLNPTLQFSSSNRTKTPNDLWMFRDFITSFKTDSMIRSFEQSKTDHLARFASNVFCYGQRSESVFDALSKSELPSHYSRSESHVRFFEYPRTGQFEIQQSSSIFRSCAEVSLPDLSSQPLFQNELRNCTSENKSATNSTCENNIDTVHPQMPGNLTTDSSDWPLVPRVSAKDKKDQINYNSTCLRYYHVFKQGELIELIEKYTEGLQVIQTYYDHANWCVIVEKVRVHQI
- the trmt9b gene encoding probable tRNA methyltransferase 9B isoform X2: MAPIHHFKYSLPLPPTHSGSLHDAFAAIYQSSFNSTFQTHGLYPEGQRQQMHVIHHFSTKERRIQAIKEMARILRVRGKIMIYVWAMEQNRRKFEKQDIFVPWNPAPPPSNSSGSKMLNGEAESFQHNNNDGVFHKGKPFISSKLPNNQLDIHKKQTKGKEASSSGMENTLLVEKSLKLWLFSQSLNPTLQFSSSNRTKTPNDLWMFRDFITSFKTDSMIRSFEQSKTDHLARFASNVFCYGQRSESVFDALSKSELPSHYSRSESHVRFFEYPRTGQFEIQQSSSIFRSCAEVSLPDLSSQPLFQNELRNCTSENKSATNSTCENNIDTVHPQMPGNLTTDSSDWPLVPRVSAKDKKDQINYNSTCLRYYHVFKQGELIELIEKYTEGLQVIQTYYDHANWCVIVEKVRVHQI